A genomic window from Periophthalmus magnuspinnatus isolate fPerMag1 chromosome 16, fPerMag1.2.pri, whole genome shotgun sequence includes:
- the LOC117383970 gene encoding acidic leucine-rich nuclear phosphoprotein 32 family member E-like — translation MEMKKRITEELGGRKPAEVVELLLDSCLSADGELDGLSDDFSALEVLSLCNTGLKSLSKMPSLPKLKRLELSDNALSSGLEVLAEKCPALTYLNLSGNSIKDLSTIKGLQKLPALQSLDLEEDEEDEESWREKVFELLPQICFLNGFDQDHNQAPDDDDDDEAGPHDDDDDDDDDEDEDEDEGSEDEEVGLSYLMREGIQDEEDDGDYVEEEEEEEDGDEDALRGEKRKRDAEDDDDDDE, via the exons ATGGAGATGAAAAAGAGGATTACCGAAGAGCTGGGTGGCAGGAAACCTGCAGAG GTGGTAGAGCTGCTCCTGGACAGCTGTCTCTCTGCAGATGGTGAGTTGGATGGTCTGAGTGACGACTTTTCAGCTCTGGAGGTCCTGAGTCTGTGCAACACTGGCCTCAAAAGCCTGAGCAAGATGCCCTCCCTGCCCAAGCTCAAGCGG TTGGAGCTCAGTGATAACGCGCTGTCTTCGGGGTTGGAGGTTTTGGCTGAGAAGTGTCCTGCTCTGACCTACCTGAACCTGAGCGGCAACAGCATCAAGGACCTGAGTACCATCAAGGGGCTG cAGAAGCTCCCTGCACTTCAGTCTCTCGAcctggaggaggatgaggaagatGAAGAGTCGTGGAGAGAGAAAGTCTTTGAGCTGCTGCCTCAGATCTGCTTCTTAAACGGCTTTGACCAGGACCACAACCAGGCTCCAGATg acGATGACGATGATGAAGCTGGTCcccatgatgatgatgatgatgacgatgacgaTGAGGACGAAGATGAGGACGAAGGCTCAGAGGACGAAGAGGTCGGACTGTCCTACCTCATGAGGGAGGGCATCCAG gatgaggaggatgatgGGGATTacgtggaggaggaagaggaggaggaagatggag ATGAGGATGCACTCCGAGgcgagaagaggaagagagacgcCGAAGAtgacgacgatgatgatgagTGA
- the smad10b gene encoding mothers against decapentaplegic homolog 4 isoform X1, translating to MSLSDAAPAPDLGFSPDSGFSPSSGSGPGSGFSPGPGSSPGLGSDPVHSAVHSLLRLCQPGESEGFARRAIESLVRKLRERREELDALVTAVTTRGRQPGLCVTIQRTLDGRLQVAGRKGFPHVIYARLWRWPDLHKNELKHATFCRFAFDLKYDSVCVNPYHYDRVPAPTCITGPQTTIKEELVQDCLHLDLTPPPDPYQTRPLSMYPSMHLSPAGGVGCSPGVEVQGLIHMSPGQSPPPPHAPSPDYSSPGPETGPETGSETGPHTGQQANTDSWSSVSPAPYSPIGPQPQSGRGPYPLHHHPPANNHYWSHQQNNASYPPPVSGHPGLDFWCSISYLEQDVRVGEVFKAPAGFPIITVDGYMDPSGGDRFCLGRLSNVQRTEASHRARLHIGRGLQLEHRGDGDVWMRCLSDHALFVQSFYLDRESGRTPGGAVHKIYPGAYIKVFDLRLCHREMQRVSYRDQDHSSGPHVDALRGLCVFRVSLVKGWGQQYPRRCIQDTPCWLEVHLHRALQLLDQVLHALSPRQHHDL from the exons ATGTCGCTGTCGGACGCTGCTCCAGCCCCAGACCtcggctttagtcctgattctgggtttagtcccagttctgggtcaggtcctggctcagggtttagtcccggccctgggtccagtcctggtcttgggTCAGACCCGGTCCACAGCGCTGTGCACAGCCTGCTGCGCCTGTGTCAGCCCGGAGAGAGTGAAGGGTTTGCGCGGCGAGCGATTGAGAGTCTGGTCCGTAaactgagagagaggagagaggagctggaCGCACTGGTCACTGCCGTCACCACCAGAGGACGCCAACCTGGACTCTGCGTGACCATCCAGAGAACGCTGGACGGGCGGCTGCAG GTAGCGGGGCGTAAAGGCTTCCCTCACGTCATCTATGCTCGTCTGTGGCGATGGCCCGACCTGCACAAAAATGAGCTCAAGCATGCCACCTTCTGTAGATTCGCCTTCGACCTCAAGTACGACAGCGTCTGTGTCAACCCGTACCACTACGACAGAGTACCCGctcctacatgtatcacag GTCCTCAGACTACCATAAAGGAGGAGCTGGTGCAGGACTGTCTTCACCTGGACCTGACTCCACCCCCAGACCCCTACCAAACCCGCCCCCTCTCTATgtatcccagcatgcacctgtcCCCAGCAG GAGGTGTTGGCTGCAGTCCCGGAGTCGAGGTCCAGGGTCTGATCCACATGAGTCCAGGCCAGAGCCCCCCTCCCCCTCATGCCCCAAGTCCGGACTACAGCAGCCCTGGGCCTGAGACTGGGCCAGAGACCGGATCCGAAACCGGGCCACACACCGGACAGCAGGCCAACACAG ACTCCTGGTCAAGTGTTAGCCCAGCTCCCTACAGCCCAATTGGTCCACAGCCTCAAAGTGGGAGGGGCCCGTATCCGTTACACCACCATCCGCCAGCTAATAACCATTACT GGTCACATCAGCAGAACAACGCTTCTTATCCACCCCCTGTGTCCGGCCACCCTG GGCTGGACTTCTGGTGCTCCATCTCATACCTGGAACAGGACGTGAGGGTGGGGGAAGTGTTCAAAGCTCCGGCAGGTTTCCCCATCATCACTGTGGATGGCTACATGGACCCCTCCGGAGGGGACCGCTTCTGCCTGGGAAGATTAAGCAACGTCCAGCGCACTGAGGCCAGCCATAGAGCCAG GTTGCACATTGGCCGTGGTCTTCAGCTGGAGCACCGTGGAGATGGAGATGTTTGGATGCGCTGTTTATCCGATCACGCCCTCTTCGTCCAGAGTTTTTATTTAGACCGCGAGTCTGGACgcacaccagggggcgctgtgcacAAGATCTACCCCGGAGCCTACATCAAG GTGTTTGATCTGCGTCTGTGCCACAGAGAGATGCAGAGGGTCTCGTACAGGGACCAGGACCACAGCAGTG GTCCTCACGTCGATGCGCTGCGGGGCCTCTGTGTGTTCCGGGTGAGTTTAGTGAAGGGTTGGGGGCAGCAGTATCCACGTCGCTGCATCCAGGACACCCCCTGCTGGCTGGAGGTGCACCTACACCGTGCCCTGCAGCTACTTGACCAGGTGCTGCATGCGCTTTCTCCACGGCAACACCACGACCTCTGA
- the smad10b gene encoding mothers against decapentaplegic homolog 4 isoform X2, which translates to MYPSMHLSPAGGVGCSPGVEVQGLIHMSPGQSPPPPHAPSPDYSSPGPETGPETGSETGPHTGQQANTDSWSSVSPAPYSPIGPQPQSGRGPYPLHHHPPANNHYWSHQQNNASYPPPVSGHPGLDFWCSISYLEQDVRVGEVFKAPAGFPIITVDGYMDPSGGDRFCLGRLSNVQRTEASHRARLHIGRGLQLEHRGDGDVWMRCLSDHALFVQSFYLDRESGRTPGGAVHKIYPGAYIKVFDLRLCHREMQRVSYRDQDHSSGPHVDALRGLCVFRVSLVKGWGQQYPRRCIQDTPCWLEVHLHRALQLLDQVLHALSPRQHHDL; encoded by the exons ATgtatcccagcatgcacctgtcCCCAGCAG GAGGTGTTGGCTGCAGTCCCGGAGTCGAGGTCCAGGGTCTGATCCACATGAGTCCAGGCCAGAGCCCCCCTCCCCCTCATGCCCCAAGTCCGGACTACAGCAGCCCTGGGCCTGAGACTGGGCCAGAGACCGGATCCGAAACCGGGCCACACACCGGACAGCAGGCCAACACAG ACTCCTGGTCAAGTGTTAGCCCAGCTCCCTACAGCCCAATTGGTCCACAGCCTCAAAGTGGGAGGGGCCCGTATCCGTTACACCACCATCCGCCAGCTAATAACCATTACT GGTCACATCAGCAGAACAACGCTTCTTATCCACCCCCTGTGTCCGGCCACCCTG GGCTGGACTTCTGGTGCTCCATCTCATACCTGGAACAGGACGTGAGGGTGGGGGAAGTGTTCAAAGCTCCGGCAGGTTTCCCCATCATCACTGTGGATGGCTACATGGACCCCTCCGGAGGGGACCGCTTCTGCCTGGGAAGATTAAGCAACGTCCAGCGCACTGAGGCCAGCCATAGAGCCAG GTTGCACATTGGCCGTGGTCTTCAGCTGGAGCACCGTGGAGATGGAGATGTTTGGATGCGCTGTTTATCCGATCACGCCCTCTTCGTCCAGAGTTTTTATTTAGACCGCGAGTCTGGACgcacaccagggggcgctgtgcacAAGATCTACCCCGGAGCCTACATCAAG GTGTTTGATCTGCGTCTGTGCCACAGAGAGATGCAGAGGGTCTCGTACAGGGACCAGGACCACAGCAGTG GTCCTCACGTCGATGCGCTGCGGGGCCTCTGTGTGTTCCGGGTGAGTTTAGTGAAGGGTTGGGGGCAGCAGTATCCACGTCGCTGCATCCAGGACACCCCCTGCTGGCTGGAGGTGCACCTACACCGTGCCCTGCAGCTACTTGACCAGGTGCTGCATGCGCTTTCTCCACGGCAACACCACGACCTCTGA